TACCAGAAGCTGTCTAATCAATACTCAATTTATTTGTGTactaaattcatttatattatataatttactgaCCTTGTAAATAAACATCAAGAACTATAAACtcctttgataaaaaaaaaaaaaaagaactacaaACTCCATCTAATTGATTTACACAcgatttgacaaaaaaaacacgaTAACTTACAAGAAAAATCACACAAAACTACAAAAGATCTCTATTTCCCCTTCTAAGAATTTTACTGATGAAACTCACTTTACATACTTTCTGAATTAATTATTCAGATACTTAAGAAAAAATTAGTGTTAAGGAAGAAAAGTAGGAATAGAGGAAGTGAGCTGCGACGAGTGTTGGTGATGTTGATGATCTTTCAATTGACTCCCCGCCGTGGAAGCGTGACCGCACCGGTCACATCTCACCGGCCTAAGAATCCGGCGACAAGAAGGACACGAAGACCTAGAGACAAGCCATTTGTCAATACACTCCACGTGGAAGGAATGGCCACAGAGAGGAAGCACTCTGATCTCTTCGCCGTCGGCGAAATCACTGAGACAAATCGCACATTCAGTCGAATCTCCACCGTCTTCGGCGGCGGTGCCGGAGGTTGATTCCGCCGCGGTGAAAGTGGATCTTGGGAGAGACTGGAGAGCTTTCTTTTTCAGGCCTTTGTTTGCCGACGGAGAATTTTCTCCGGTAGTAAATTGCCGGAGCCAAGCGCAGCGTACGACGGCGGCAAGGCCAGCCACGCATATGAGAGCGCAGAGAAGAGCCGACAAGATCACAACCATGTCGGATTCGGGCGCAAGCATCTGCTCCGACGGTTGTGGTGGCGTCGCCGCCGTCTCGAGGAATCTTGCCGGTCGAGTCATTTtctagtttctttttctttgtgtgAGTTTGAAGACAGAGGAATGTGAGTGATGAAGATAAGAAAGGAATCTTGATCCACGTTATAA
The window above is part of the Brassica napus cultivar Da-Ae chromosome C3, Da-Ae, whole genome shotgun sequence genome. Proteins encoded here:
- the LOC125583742 gene encoding probable E3 ubiquitin-protein ligase ATL44 gives rise to the protein MTRPARFLETAATPPQPSEQMLAPESDMVVILSALLCALICVAGLAAVVRCAWLRQFTTGENSPSANKGLKKKALQSLPRSTFTAAESTSGTAAEDGGDSTECAICLSDFADGEEIRVLPLCGHSFHVECIDKWLVSRSSCPSCRRILRPVRCDRCGHASTAGSQLKDHQHHQHSSQLTSSIPTFLP